A window of Alkalilimnicola sp. S0819 contains these coding sequences:
- a CDS encoding undecaprenyl-diphosphate phosphatase, whose protein sequence is MTLLQIVVLAVVQGITEFLPISSSAHLILTPVFGDWPDQGLGFDLAVHLGTLVAVVAYFRRDLWQLGGDGLASVVQRRHVGESRLAWLLVLGTIPVGLAGLLFADFIEGELRSVTVITVTTILFGLLLGFSDVFGRRARGLASIGLRDALIVGGAQALALIPGTSRSGITMTAGLMIGLDREAAARFSFLLAVPVTVLASAHKLLQLAGSGEPVQWGAFLLGGVLAAITAFLCIHYFLRWLNRFGLLPYVVYRLALGGILIALFW, encoded by the coding sequence CTATTGCAGATCGTAGTGCTCGCGGTGGTGCAGGGCATCACGGAATTTCTCCCCATCTCCAGCTCCGCCCACCTGATTCTCACCCCCGTGTTCGGTGACTGGCCGGACCAGGGGCTGGGCTTCGATCTGGCGGTGCATCTGGGCACCCTGGTGGCGGTGGTGGCCTATTTCCGCCGGGACCTGTGGCAACTGGGCGGCGATGGCCTGGCCAGCGTCGTGCAACGGCGCCACGTGGGCGAGAGTCGACTCGCCTGGCTGTTGGTGCTGGGCACCATTCCCGTGGGCCTGGCGGGCCTGTTGTTCGCCGATTTCATCGAAGGCGAGCTGCGCTCGGTGACGGTGATCACCGTCACCACCATTCTCTTTGGCCTGCTGCTGGGGTTCTCGGATGTGTTCGGGCGCCGCGCGCGGGGCCTGGCGAGCATCGGCCTGCGCGATGCGCTGATCGTGGGCGGCGCCCAGGCCCTCGCCCTGATACCCGGCACCTCCCGCTCCGGTATCACCATGACCGCCGGACTGATGATCGGGCTGGACCGCGAAGCGGCGGCGCGCTTCTCTTTCCTGCTGGCCGTGCCGGTGACCGTGCTCGCCTCGGCCCACAAGCTGCTGCAACTGGCCGGTAGCGGCGAACCGGTACAATGGGGCGCCTTTCTCCTTGGCGGCGTGCTCGCGGCCATCACCGCCTTCCTGTGCATCCATTACTTCCTGCGCTGGCTGAACCGCTTCGGCCTCCTGCCCTACGTGGTCTACCGCCTCGCGCTCGGCGGCATCCTGATCGCGCTGTTCTGGTAG
- a CDS encoding DUF6455 family protein, translating to MNTQYLRDRTRELFRGMMAAATERRLHLELGDAELGRLYKELGVDRDGFRGLLLSGGEWRERLPRMMRRFGVKPEGIAEGARLEDMQRVCAGCPAQYRCARALARGDNAATCAAFCPNADTFESLQAA from the coding sequence ATGAACACGCAGTATCTTCGGGACAGAACCCGCGAACTCTTCCGCGGCATGATGGCCGCCGCCACCGAACGCCGGCTGCACCTGGAGCTGGGCGACGCGGAACTGGGCCGCCTGTACAAGGAACTGGGCGTGGATCGCGACGGCTTTCGCGGGCTGCTACTCAGTGGCGGCGAATGGCGCGAGCGCCTGCCGCGCATGATGCGCCGTTTCGGTGTGAAACCCGAGGGCATTGCCGAGGGCGCACGGCTGGAGGACATGCAGCGGGTCTGCGCCGGCTGCCCGGCCCAGTACCGCTGCGCCCGGGCCCTCGCCCGGGGCGACAATGCCGCCACCTGCGCGGCCTTTTGCCCCAACGCCGACACCTTCGAGTCGCTGCAAGCCGCCTGA